From Desulfobacterales bacterium, the proteins below share one genomic window:
- the sucD gene encoding succinate--CoA ligase subunit alpha, with the protein MSVFVNSDTRLVVQGITGKEGQFHARQCISYGTNVVAGVTPGKGGDEMDGVPIFNSVKEAVSQTAANCSMIFVPPPFAADAIMESADAGVDLIVAITEGIPVLDMAKAKHVLNQSGSRLIGPNCPGIITPGEAKVGIMPGPIHKPGGPIGVVSRSGTLTYEVVYQLTREGLGQTTCIGIGGDPINGTNFIDCLAAFERDPDTKGIVMVGEIGGNAEEDAADFIKDQVSKPVVGFVAGITAPPGRRMGHAGAIVSGSAGTAKAKIEKLKSCGVHICENLGDMGQVCGEVFGKLNF; encoded by the coding sequence ATGAGTGTTTTCGTCAATTCAGATACAAGGCTAGTGGTGCAGGGGATTACCGGCAAAGAAGGCCAGTTTCATGCCCGGCAATGCATTTCATACGGCACGAATGTGGTGGCCGGTGTGACGCCGGGCAAAGGCGGCGATGAAATGGATGGGGTGCCGATTTTTAATTCAGTTAAAGAGGCGGTCAGTCAAACCGCGGCCAACTGCAGCATGATATTCGTTCCGCCGCCGTTTGCCGCAGATGCGATCATGGAGTCCGCCGACGCCGGCGTTGACCTGATTGTGGCTATTACCGAAGGAATTCCGGTGCTGGATATGGCCAAAGCCAAACACGTATTGAACCAATCCGGATCCCGGCTGATCGGGCCCAACTGTCCGGGCATCATCACCCCGGGCGAGGCCAAAGTCGGCATCATGCCGGGTCCGATCCATAAGCCGGGCGGTCCCATCGGCGTGGTTTCGCGCTCCGGGACGCTTACCTATGAGGTGGTATATCAGCTGACCCGCGAGGGATTGGGGCAGACCACCTGCATCGGTATCGGAGGCGATCCCATTAACGGCACCAATTTTATCGATTGCCTGGCGGCGTTTGAGCGTGATCCGGATACAAAAGGCATTGTCATGGTCGGCGAAATCGGCGGCAATGCCGAAGAGGATGCGGCGGATTTTATCAAAGACCAGGTTAGCAAGCCGGTGGTAGGGTTTGTTGCCGGCATTACGGCCCCGCCTGGCCGGCGGATGGGGCACGCGGGAGCGATTGTCAGCGGCTCAGCCGGCACGGCCAAGGCCAAAATTGAGAAACTGAAATCCTGCGGGGTCCATATTTGCGAGAATTTGGGCGATATGGGTCAGGTATGTGGGGAGGTTTTTGGGAAATTGAATTTTTAG
- a CDS encoding succinate dehydrogenase cytochrome b subunit, with amino-acid sequence MNTLSNAFTTSIGKKLLMAVTGLGFCIFLLTHLLGNLTLYVGRETFESYVEHLHALDPLIRVAEIGLLAFLLVHVITGTLLFIQNRKARPERYAVNKSGGGRTIGSATAPYTGFLILLFIIFHLLNFHFVEHPEGSVFNTVSNTFSNAYYTGIYIVAMIVVAVHVRHGFWSLFQTLGANHPKYMPVIQGAGIVFALLLGAGFGLIPPYIGLGF; translated from the coding sequence ATGAATACATTGTCAAACGCATTTACCACCTCCATCGGCAAGAAACTGCTGATGGCTGTCACGGGCCTCGGATTCTGTATTTTTCTGCTGACCCATTTGCTGGGCAACCTGACATTGTACGTGGGACGGGAGACCTTTGAATCCTATGTGGAGCACCTGCATGCGCTGGATCCGCTGATCAGGGTAGCTGAAATCGGTCTTCTGGCTTTTCTGCTTGTCCACGTAATCACCGGCACGCTTTTATTCATTCAGAACCGCAAGGCCCGCCCAGAGCGTTATGCCGTGAACAAATCCGGCGGCGGCCGGACCATCGGCTCAGCGACCGCGCCGTATACCGGGTTTTTAATTTTACTGTTTATCATTTTTCACCTGTTGAATTTTCACTTTGTGGAACACCCCGAGGGGTCCGTCTTTAATACGGTCTCCAATACATTCTCCAATGCATACTACACGGGCATTTATATAGTCGCCATGATTGTTGTGGCCGTTCATGTCCGACACGGCTTCTGGAGCCTTTTTCAGACGCTTGGGGCGAATCATCCCAAATACATGCCTGTCATCCAGGGGGCGGGCATTGTTTTTGCCCTGCTGCTGGGGGCCGGGTTCGGTCTGATTCCGCCTTACATCGGGCTGGGGTTCTAA
- a CDS encoding fumarate reductase/succinate dehydrogenase flavoprotein subunit, with protein sequence MTLDAKIPGGPLTEKWDRHQFELKLVNPANKKKFDIIVVGTGLAGASAAATMAELGYNVKNFCIQDTPRRAHSIAAQGGINAAKNYANDGDSVWRLFYDTIKGGDFRSREANVYRLAQLSTQIIDHCVAQGIPFARDYGGLLDNRSFGGAQVSRTFYAKGQTGQQLLLGAYSALMRQVAKGKVEMFPRREMLDLVIVDGKARGILVRNLITGKLETYAAHAVVLATGGYGNAYFLSTNAMSCNVTAAYRAYKKGAYFANPCFTQIHPTCIPVHGTYQSKLTLMSESLRNDGRVWVSRQPGDKRPPNQIPESERDYYLERKYPSFGNLVPRDVASRNAKEQCDQGKGVGETGLAVYLDFADAIKRDGKDVIEARYGNLFQMYEKITGENPYETPMQIYPAVHYTMGGLWVDYNLMSTIDGLFVLGEANFSDHGANRLGASALMQGLADGYFIIPYTIGGYLAGTELPEVKTDHDAFAKSKTDVTAQAEKLLSINGHRTVDEIHRELGMILWDYCGMSRDMESLEKALKMIRELRARFWKEVNVPGSSEDLNQSLEKAGRVADFLEFGELMVLDALNREESCGCHFNLACQTEDHEALRDDENYCHVNAWEFKGKEQAPALHTEPLMFENVELSQRSYK encoded by the coding sequence ATGACACTTGATGCCAAAATACCCGGCGGCCCGCTGACAGAGAAATGGGACCGCCATCAATTTGAACTCAAACTGGTCAATCCGGCCAATAAGAAAAAATTCGATATTATTGTGGTCGGCACCGGCCTGGCCGGCGCATCTGCGGCCGCCACCATGGCTGAGCTCGGATATAACGTCAAAAATTTCTGCATCCAGGATACCCCCCGGCGGGCGCACAGCATTGCCGCCCAGGGCGGAATCAATGCGGCCAAAAATTATGCCAATGACGGCGACAGCGTTTGGCGGCTGTTCTATGATACGATCAAAGGCGGGGATTTCAGGTCCCGGGAGGCCAATGTTTACCGCCTGGCCCAGCTTTCCACCCAGATCATCGACCACTGTGTGGCCCAGGGGATTCCTTTTGCCCGGGATTACGGCGGGCTGCTGGATAACCGGTCCTTTGGCGGCGCCCAGGTCTCGCGGACGTTTTATGCCAAAGGCCAGACCGGCCAGCAATTGCTGCTCGGCGCCTACAGCGCGCTGATGCGCCAGGTGGCCAAAGGAAAAGTGGAGATGTTCCCCCGCCGGGAGATGCTGGATTTGGTTATTGTTGACGGCAAAGCCCGGGGTATTTTGGTACGAAATCTGATTACCGGAAAACTTGAAACTTATGCCGCCCATGCGGTGGTGCTGGCCACCGGCGGCTACGGCAACGCCTATTTTCTGTCCACCAACGCCATGTCCTGCAATGTAACGGCCGCGTATCGCGCGTATAAAAAAGGCGCCTATTTTGCCAACCCCTGTTTTACCCAGATCCATCCAACCTGTATTCCGGTACACGGCACTTATCAATCCAAACTGACGCTGATGAGCGAGAGTTTGAGAAATGACGGCCGGGTTTGGGTTTCCAGGCAGCCCGGGGATAAACGGCCGCCCAACCAGATTCCGGAATCCGAACGGGATTACTACCTGGAGCGCAAATATCCGAGTTTCGGAAATCTCGTGCCCCGGGACGTGGCCTCGCGAAACGCCAAGGAACAGTGCGATCAGGGAAAAGGCGTGGGCGAGACCGGGTTGGCCGTATATTTGGATTTCGCGGATGCGATCAAACGGGATGGGAAGGATGTCATTGAAGCCAGGTACGGTAATCTGTTTCAAATGTATGAAAAAATCACCGGCGAAAATCCATACGAGACGCCCATGCAGATTTATCCGGCGGTTCACTATACCATGGGCGGCCTGTGGGTGGATTACAACCTGATGAGTACGATTGACGGCTTGTTCGTGCTCGGAGAGGCCAACTTTAGCGATCACGGGGCCAACCGCCTGGGAGCCAGCGCCCTGATGCAGGGACTGGCAGACGGGTATTTCATTATCCCCTATACCATTGGCGGATATCTGGCCGGGACAGAGCTGCCGGAAGTGAAGACGGATCACGACGCATTTGCGAAGAGCAAAACCGATGTGACCGCGCAGGCGGAAAAGCTTCTCTCCATTAACGGCCATCGCACGGTTGACGAGATTCACCGGGAACTCGGCATGATCCTGTGGGATTACTGCGGCATGTCAAGGGATATGGAAAGCCTGGAAAAAGCGCTGAAAATGATCCGGGAGCTTCGCGCCCGGTTCTGGAAAGAAGTCAATGTGCCGGGCAGCAGCGAGGATTTGAATCAGAGCCTTGAAAAGGCCGGCCGGGTGGCGGATTTTCTCGAATTCGGCGAACTGATGGTGCTGGATGCGCTCAATCGGGAGGAATCCTGCGGTTGCCATTTCAACCTGGCCTGCCAGACAGAAGATCATGAGGCCCTGCGGGATGACGAGAATTACTGCCATGTGAATGCCTGGGAATTTAAGGGCAAGGAACAGGCGCCGGCACTTCACACGGAACCTCTGATGTTTGAGAATGTCGAGCTGAGCCAAAGGAGCTATAAATAA
- a CDS encoding succinate dehydrogenase/fumarate reductase iron-sulfur subunit, with protein sequence MSASTINLTLKVWRQNRTDKKGRFETYPANNISTDMSFLEMLDVVNEELTQKNIEPIAFDHDCREGICGMCGAVVNGRPHGQEAETTLCQLHMRHFSDGDTIVIEPWRARAFKQVKDLVVDRSALDRIIQAGGYISVNAGGAPDANTTPIPKDAADAAFNAAACIGCGACVAACPNASAMLFIGAKVSHLALLPQGRPEAARRVRAMVRKMDELGFGNCSNETECEVECPKGISIREIARLNREFMKAELKSA encoded by the coding sequence ATGAGCGCGTCAACGATTAATCTTACATTAAAGGTTTGGCGGCAGAACCGAACAGATAAAAAGGGGCGGTTTGAAACCTATCCGGCAAATAATATTTCAACAGATATGTCTTTTCTTGAAATGCTGGATGTGGTCAACGAGGAACTGACGCAAAAAAATATCGAACCGATTGCATTCGATCATGACTGCCGGGAGGGCATATGCGGCATGTGCGGCGCAGTCGTAAACGGCCGGCCTCATGGGCAGGAGGCGGAAACCACCCTTTGCCAGTTGCATATGCGGCATTTTTCGGACGGTGACACCATTGTCATCGAACCCTGGCGGGCCCGGGCGTTTAAACAGGTAAAGGATCTGGTCGTGGATCGCTCAGCACTGGACCGGATTATCCAGGCCGGCGGCTACATTTCCGTAAATGCCGGGGGCGCCCCGGATGCCAATACCACGCCGATCCCCAAGGACGCCGCGGATGCGGCATTTAACGCGGCCGCCTGTATCGGCTGCGGCGCCTGCGTGGCCGCCTGCCCGAATGCCTCGGCCATGCTCTTTATCGGGGCAAAGGTGTCGCATCTTGCGCTTCTGCCCCAGGGCCGGCCGGAGGCGGCCCGCCGGGTCCGCGCCATGGTCCGGAAAATGGATGAACTGGGATTCGGCAACTGCTCCAATGAGACCGAATGCGAGGTGGAATGCCCGAAAGGGATTTCCATCCGTGAAATCGCCCGTTTAAACCGTGAATTTATGAAGGCTGAGCTAAAGTCCGCCTGA
- a CDS encoding 30S ribosomal protein S1, which produces MTEKDWENPEEDAQDQNSAENEESEDFESLFESYMTDMRPDIRVGEKISGEIIVIGQDSVFLNTGSKIDGVVDKSELIDENGEFPYKVGDQLELYVVAAGDGELQLSKAIGSTGSSELLYDALQNKIPVEGKVTETCKGGFKVQVMGKTAFCPISQIDNAYVEKPETYVGVTLEFLIERIEEKGRNVVVNRRKYLERLLAEEREKFLQQVSPGDTVNGKVSKLMPYGAFVELNPGVEGMVHISELSWSRVAEPAEAVSVGDPLPVKILSINEADPKSGGLKISLSAKQVSSDPWETAAERFHAGDKVEGRVTRCADFGAFVEVEPGIEGLVHISEMSHVKRVVKAEDEVSPGDKVAVTIKSVDPAQKRMSLSMKDAEGDPWLNIENRLSVGQTVSGRIEKKADFGYFINLAPGITGLLPKSKIDRAPDPQAIEKLKTDDPITVKIEAMDTRDKKITLAAADAVDQADIKKYASDDAAKPSAGMGSLGEKLQEALKSKK; this is translated from the coding sequence ATGACAGAGAAAGATTGGGAAAATCCCGAGGAAGACGCCCAGGATCAAAATTCCGCAGAGAATGAAGAAAGCGAAGATTTTGAATCGCTTTTTGAATCCTATATGACCGATATGCGACCGGATATACGAGTCGGAGAAAAAATTTCCGGAGAAATTATTGTGATCGGCCAGGACAGCGTATTCTTAAATACCGGCAGCAAGATCGACGGGGTCGTAGATAAATCTGAGCTGATCGATGAAAACGGTGAATTCCCCTATAAAGTCGGCGATCAGCTGGAGCTCTATGTGGTTGCCGCGGGTGACGGCGAACTGCAGCTCTCCAAGGCCATCGGCAGCACCGGCAGTTCCGAACTCCTCTATGATGCGCTGCAGAACAAAATCCCCGTTGAAGGCAAAGTCACAGAAACCTGTAAAGGCGGATTCAAGGTGCAGGTAATGGGCAAAACAGCTTTCTGTCCCATCAGCCAAATCGACAATGCCTACGTGGAAAAGCCTGAAACCTATGTCGGCGTCACCCTGGAATTTTTAATCGAGCGGATTGAGGAAAAGGGGCGCAATGTGGTGGTAAACCGCCGGAAATATCTTGAACGGCTGCTCGCCGAAGAACGGGAGAAGTTTTTACAGCAGGTCAGTCCCGGCGATACGGTAAACGGCAAAGTTTCCAAGCTGATGCCGTACGGCGCGTTTGTTGAACTCAACCCCGGTGTTGAAGGCATGGTGCATATTTCTGAGCTTAGCTGGTCCCGGGTGGCGGAGCCGGCTGAGGCGGTGTCGGTGGGCGATCCCCTGCCGGTCAAGATTCTTTCCATTAATGAGGCAGATCCCAAATCCGGCGGCCTTAAGATCTCGCTTTCCGCCAAACAGGTCAGCAGCGATCCCTGGGAAACCGCGGCGGAACGATTTCATGCGGGCGATAAGGTTGAAGGCCGGGTCACCCGGTGTGCGGATTTTGGCGCTTTTGTCGAGGTTGAGCCGGGTATCGAAGGGCTGGTCCATATCAGTGAAATGAGCCATGTTAAACGGGTGGTTAAAGCCGAAGACGAAGTGAGCCCCGGCGATAAAGTGGCGGTGACAATTAAATCCGTTGATCCGGCCCAAAAGCGCATGTCGCTCAGCATGAAGGATGCCGAGGGCGATCCCTGGCTTAACATTGAAAACCGCCTGTCTGTCGGGCAGACGGTTTCCGGCCGGATCGAGAAAAAAGCGGATTTCGGCTATTTCATCAATCTGGCGCCCGGGATTACCGGCCTGCTGCCCAAATCCAAAATTGACCGGGCACCCGATCCGCAGGCGATTGAAAAACTAAAAACCGATGATCCCATAACTGTTAAAATAGAGGCCATGGACACCCGGGATAAAAAAATCACTCTGGCAGCGGCGGATGCGGTGGATCAGGCAGACATCAAAAAATACGCATCTGATGACGCCGCCAAGCCATCCGCAGGCATGGGGTCGCTCGGTGAAAAGCTCCAGGAAGCTCTGAAATCCAAAAAATGA
- the arfB gene encoding alternative ribosome rescue aminoacyl-tRNA hydrolase ArfB, with translation MLKISNHILIPDSELAFQPIRAQGAGGQNVNKVATAVQLRFDVKSSSLPDFYKERLLQCKDQRMTKDGVIIIKAQRFRSQQKNKEDALNRLKSLIKKVSVERKQRRPTKPSKSTQKKRLEAKTRRGRLKTLRGRVKNE, from the coding sequence ATGCTTAAAATTTCCAACCACATCCTTATTCCCGATTCAGAGCTTGCATTCCAGCCCATCCGGGCGCAGGGGGCCGGCGGGCAGAATGTCAATAAAGTGGCAACAGCTGTGCAGCTGCGATTCGATGTCAAATCCTCCTCTTTGCCTGATTTCTATAAGGAGCGGCTGCTTCAATGCAAGGATCAGCGGATGACAAAGGATGGGGTCATCATCATCAAGGCACAGCGTTTCCGGAGCCAGCAGAAGAACAAGGAGGATGCGCTGAATCGCTTGAAATCGCTTATAAAAAAGGTTTCTGTCGAACGAAAACAGCGCAGGCCGACCAAGCCCTCAAAGAGTACGCAGAAAAAGCGGCTGGAAGCCAAAACCAGAAGAGGACGTTTAAAAACCCTGAGGGGCAGAGTTAAGAATGAGTGA
- a CDS encoding radical SAM protein, which yields MGDKVVYGPVPSRRLGRSLGVDLVPYKICSYDCIYCQIGRTPAPTIERKPYIPADKVIHDVQEALEEGVTPDYITLGGSGEPTLNSDIGEIITRLKSATEIPVTVLTNGSMLMFPAVMADLMAADVVLPSFDACTPEMFQKINRPCPEIGFEEMAEGLVHFREAYTGQIWVEIFLIQGMNTADADIQAFKYSMDRVQPDKIHLNTAVRPTAEAGISRPSDARLIQIKQMLGDRAEIVVPYQGEAAGAAGSALKEDLIQLLSRRPCTLKDIAHGLNTHPHEILKYLEPMVSAGAIEMVRKDEETYYQRRH from the coding sequence ATGGGGGATAAAGTGGTTTACGGACCGGTCCCGTCACGCCGGCTGGGCCGGTCCCTGGGCGTTGATCTGGTTCCCTACAAAATCTGTTCATATGATTGCATTTACTGCCAGATCGGGCGCACACCGGCGCCGACTATTGAGCGAAAGCCCTATATTCCTGCCGATAAAGTGATCCACGATGTGCAAGAAGCTCTGGAAGAAGGCGTTACGCCGGATTATATCACGCTGGGCGGCTCAGGGGAGCCGACATTGAACAGTGACATAGGGGAAATCATCACCCGGCTTAAATCCGCCACTGAAATCCCCGTCACTGTGCTGACCAATGGCTCAATGCTTATGTTTCCAGCCGTCATGGCGGATCTGATGGCCGCCGATGTGGTGCTGCCCTCATTTGATGCCTGCACTCCCGAAATGTTTCAAAAGATAAACCGGCCGTGTCCTGAAATCGGATTTGAAGAAATGGCGGAAGGCCTGGTCCATTTCCGTGAGGCATATACCGGCCAGATATGGGTGGAGATTTTTTTGATCCAGGGGATGAACACGGCGGATGCGGATATTCAAGCCTTTAAATACTCGATGGATCGGGTGCAGCCGGACAAGATTCACCTCAATACGGCAGTCCGGCCGACGGCTGAAGCCGGCATCTCCCGGCCGTCGGATGCGCGTTTGATCCAAATCAAGCAGATGCTGGGGGATCGGGCGGAAATCGTTGTGCCATACCAGGGCGAGGCGGCCGGCGCCGCCGGATCCGCGCTAAAGGAGGACCTGATTCAGCTTTTGTCGCGCCGGCCCTGCACGCTTAAAGATATTGCCCATGGGTTGAACACGCATCCCCATGAGATCCTAAAATATCTGGAGCCGATGGTAAGTGCCGGAGCGATTGAAATGGTGCGCAAGGACGAAGAAACCTACTATCAGCGCCGGCATTAA
- a CDS encoding 3D domain-containing protein — MRLRERKKKGRLLISLILFGLFISLPSCGQKRIVRTMEVTAYCGCGKCCNWERGSWKCLKLDFWNRYINEGKYAGKPYSGLTASGTKPHEPRPGLFSADSIKHPWIIPFRIVFPWLWLPRDGTIAADTRHHPFGTRMYVPGYGYGVVEDRGGAIKGPNRLDLYYRSHSEALEWGRQHVKVEILK; from the coding sequence ATGCGTTTAAGGGAGCGCAAAAAAAAGGGACGGCTGTTAATCAGCCTGATTCTTTTCGGTCTCTTTATCAGTCTGCCTTCATGCGGCCAGAAGCGGATAGTCCGGACCATGGAAGTGACAGCCTACTGCGGTTGCGGCAAATGCTGCAACTGGGAGCGGGGCAGCTGGAAATGCCTGAAACTGGATTTCTGGAACCGTTATATCAATGAGGGCAAATATGCGGGAAAACCCTATTCCGGTCTGACCGCAAGCGGTACCAAGCCGCATGAGCCCAGGCCCGGCCTGTTTTCCGCGGATAGTATCAAGCATCCGTGGATAATCCCGTTTCGGATCGTTTTTCCGTGGCTCTGGCTGCCCCGGGACGGCACTATTGCCGCAGACACCCGGCATCATCCATTCGGCACCCGCATGTATGTGCCGGGATATGGATATGGCGTGGTTGAGGATCGCGGGGGCGCCATAAAAGGACCCAATCGGCTTGATCTGTATTACAGATCCCATTCCGAAGCCCTGGAATGGGGTCGTCAGCACGTCAAGGTGGAAATTTTAAAATAG
- the amrS gene encoding AmmeMemoRadiSam system radical SAM enzyme produces MICISRRKFLTAGTLAAGAALLPCPASVFAGKSEKPSDISGTVFKNDAPDELWKWSREVDYYHKLPNGNMACGICPNNCELSDGDRSVCRSRVNIDGRLYTLAYGNPCAVNLDPIEKKPLFHFHPRSKSLSIAATGCNFRCLNCQNWQISQVKPEAVRHYDLFPEAIVKKARENEATSISYTYTEPTTYFEYMTDTAAIAHQHGIYNVWVSNGFINQEPLLHLCKVLDAANVNLKSFSDALYRKLNGGRLQPVLDTFKTLHDKDVHFEMTTLVVPGYVDDPEMIKNMCGWILKNLGPDHPLHFLRFFPRYKLDRLPPTPVSKLTAFRELAMKEGIRYVYVGNVPGHEGNHTYCHNCGRLLIKRSGYHMPEFNLNGNHCKFCNTRIPGVWT; encoded by the coding sequence ATGATCTGCATATCCAGACGTAAATTTCTGACAGCCGGTACGCTGGCGGCCGGCGCCGCCTTGCTGCCATGCCCGGCCTCGGTTTTTGCCGGAAAATCGGAGAAACCATCCGATATCTCCGGCACTGTTTTTAAAAACGACGCACCGGATGAACTTTGGAAATGGTCCCGGGAAGTTGATTACTATCATAAACTGCCAAACGGGAATATGGCCTGCGGCATTTGTCCCAACAACTGCGAGCTCTCTGACGGCGACCGCAGCGTATGCCGCTCCCGGGTAAACATTGACGGCAGGCTCTATACCCTTGCCTATGGAAACCCTTGCGCGGTAAATCTGGACCCGATTGAAAAAAAACCCTTGTTCCATTTTCATCCCCGGTCCAAATCCCTGTCCATCGCCGCCACCGGCTGCAACTTTAGATGTCTGAACTGTCAGAACTGGCAGATATCCCAGGTAAAACCGGAGGCGGTCCGGCACTATGACCTGTTTCCGGAAGCGATAGTGAAAAAAGCCAGGGAAAACGAGGCAACCTCGATTTCATACACCTATACCGAGCCCACCACCTATTTCGAGTACATGACGGATACAGCGGCAATCGCCCATCAGCATGGGATTTACAATGTGTGGGTATCTAACGGTTTTATCAATCAGGAACCGCTTTTGCATCTGTGTAAAGTCCTGGATGCGGCCAATGTGAATCTGAAATCATTCAGCGACGCGCTTTATCGGAAATTAAACGGCGGGCGCCTCCAGCCGGTGCTGGATACATTCAAAACCCTGCATGATAAGGACGTACATTTTGAGATGACCACGCTGGTGGTGCCCGGGTATGTCGATGACCCGGAGATGATCAAGAACATGTGCGGCTGGATTCTTAAAAATCTGGGGCCGGATCACCCGCTCCATTTTCTTCGCTTCTTTCCCCGGTATAAACTGGACCGCCTGCCGCCCACGCCTGTGTCCAAATTGACCGCATTCCGCGAACTGGCCATGAAAGAAGGCATCCGGTATGTGTATGTGGGCAATGTGCCCGGCCATGAGGGCAATCATACCTACTGCCATAACTGCGGCAGACTTTTAATCAAACGCAGCGGCTATCATATGCCGGAATTTAATTTAAACGGCAATCACTGCAAATTCTGCAACACACGGATTCCCGGTGTTTGGACATAA
- the amrB gene encoding AmmeMemoRadiSam system protein B, whose protein sequence is MKINSLIFNLLTVFCLFVFLSAIPVHAGGIRKAIFAGKFYPEDPEQLDRQIQEFLKEAEKTNMQVSPDKNLRALVMPHAGYIYSGRTAAHAARVLDGTDFSKVIVLGPDHRVGFRNCAISNADSYETPLGRIDLHPDADQLRRRFDCFRHVPASDQKEHSIEVILPFLQAKLRDFRMVPIVMGPGDTEQYAGAIDSIYDHTTLLVVSTDLSHYLSYEKANKRDQQTINRILNLNDKNLADGSNRACGLAGLQVLINLSKQHNWEPVLLFHENSGDTAGPRQQVVGYAAIAFYGEDAMTQSNEMSEEKGQQLVRLARQSIAGRLGVKPDAAADVESRMSDGVFQSKRGTFVTLTKNNQLRGCIGNLLPDKPLAEGVKDNALNAAFSDPRFPALSREELDQIEIEVSLLTEPQPLSYEDADDLLAKIRPQVDGVIIKKGMHSSTFLPQVWEQLPDKESFLSHLCLKAGLPGDKWKKGDLEVLTYQVQYFEEHK, encoded by the coding sequence ATGAAAATCAACAGCTTAATATTTAACCTGCTGACAGTTTTTTGTTTATTTGTTTTTTTGAGTGCCATTCCGGTTCATGCGGGCGGCATTCGAAAGGCTATATTTGCCGGTAAATTCTATCCCGAAGATCCCGAACAGCTGGATCGGCAAATACAAGAATTCCTGAAAGAAGCCGAAAAAACGAATATGCAGGTGTCGCCGGATAAAAATTTACGGGCGCTGGTGATGCCCCATGCCGGATATATCTATTCGGGCCGCACGGCGGCCCATGCAGCAAGGGTTTTGGATGGCACGGACTTCTCAAAAGTTATTGTTCTTGGGCCCGACCATCGCGTGGGGTTTCGAAATTGCGCCATCAGCAACGCGGATTCATATGAAACCCCGCTGGGGCGAATCGATCTGCATCCGGATGCCGATCAATTGCGGCGCCGGTTTGACTGCTTTCGGCATGTTCCGGCATCGGATCAAAAAGAGCACAGCATAGAGGTCATTCTCCCGTTTCTCCAGGCAAAGCTGCGGGATTTCCGGATGGTGCCGATTGTCATGGGCCCGGGGGATACTGAGCAATATGCAGGAGCCATTGACAGCATCTATGATCATACCACCCTGCTGGTTGTCAGCACGGATCTTTCGCATTATCTTTCATATGAAAAAGCCAATAAACGCGATCAACAGACCATAAACCGGATATTAAATCTAAATGACAAGAATTTGGCAGATGGCAGTAACCGGGCGTGCGGGTTGGCCGGGCTTCAGGTTTTGATCAATCTGTCCAAACAGCATAACTGGGAGCCTGTGCTGCTTTTTCATGAGAACAGCGGAGATACGGCAGGCCCCCGCCAGCAGGTTGTCGGCTATGCTGCCATCGCCTTTTACGGAGAGGATGCCATGACACAGTCAAATGAAATGAGCGAAGAAAAAGGGCAGCAGCTGGTCCGGCTGGCGCGGCAGAGCATTGCCGGCCGGCTCGGTGTTAAGCCGGATGCGGCAGCAGATGTTGAATCCCGTATGTCTGATGGGGTTTTCCAATCAAAGCGGGGCACATTCGTCACTCTGACCAAAAACAACCAGCTTCGCGGATGCATCGGCAACCTGCTGCCGGATAAACCGCTCGCAGAAGGGGTTAAGGATAACGCGCTTAATGCCGCATTCAGTGATCCCCGGTTCCCGGCGCTTTCCAGGGAGGAGCTTGATCAGATCGAAATTGAGGTAAGCCTCCTGACCGAACCGCAGCCTCTCTCATACGAGGATGCGGATGACCTTCTGGCCAAGATTCGGCCGCAGGTGGACGGGGTAATTATTAAAAAGGGCATGCACAGCTCAACATTTCTTCCGCAGGTCTGGGAGCAGCTTCCGGACAAAGAATCGTTTTTGTCCCATCTATGTCTCAAAGCCGGATTGCCGGGGGACAAATGGAAAAAGGGGGATCTGGAAGTTCTGACCTACCAGGTACAGTATTTTGAAGAGCACAAATGA